In Acidobacteriota bacterium, one genomic interval encodes:
- a CDS encoding helix-turn-helix transcriptional regulator, whose protein sequence is MITNARQYRITKAQAEKFRQALEEFDYRPSAHAADVHPRLIRAQREAIASQLETLEQEIEEYERLQKSRRRHLDLEQIAELPESLIRARIAAGLSQRELAKRLGLKEQQIQRYEATKYESASLKRVLEVARALTAQAA, encoded by the coding sequence ATGATTACCAACGCAAGACAATATCGAATTACCAAAGCTCAGGCCGAAAAGTTTCGCCAAGCGCTGGAAGAGTTTGATTACCGTCCGTCGGCGCATGCGGCCGACGTTCATCCGCGACTCATCCGGGCGCAACGCGAAGCGATTGCCAGTCAGCTTGAAACTTTGGAACAAGAAATCGAGGAGTACGAGCGGCTGCAAAAAAGCCGCCGCCGTCACCTCGACCTGGAACAAATTGCTGAACTGCCGGAATCGCTGATTCGCGCGCGGATTGCTGCCGGGCTTTCCCAGCGTGAACTCGCTAAGCGACTAGGACTGAAGGAACAGCAAATCCAACGTTATGAAGCGACGAAATACGAATCCGCCAGCCTGAAGCGAGTGCTGGAAGTTGCGCGCGCTTTGACTGCTCAGGCGGCTTGA
- a CDS encoding serine/threonine-protein kinase, whose protein sequence is MTPERWQQIEQLCYEALELDSEQRQAYLNQVCAADETLRREVESMLVAHDRAGDFLQQNAVEMEAEALALEKTRPLPVQSLNQYRIISRIGAGGMGEVWLARDTKLDRNVALKFLPVQFTTDKDRLQRFIREAKAASALNHPNIITIHEIAEAVTAEGKTHFIATEFIEGKTLRQVMTGDDMTLKKALDIAIQAAAALDAAHHAGIVHRDIKPENIMVRPDGLVKVLDFGLAKLDVRRSLPEGMIDTAAQTQPHEVKTQPGMILGTLRYMSPEQARGRDVDARTDIFSLGVVLYELIAKQPLFAGETSADVIAAIIHKEPEPLTDFAPDTPPELERIVHKALAKDMRDRYQTVRDFQIDLQMVKEDFDLSAQLARLRTSGSNRLSGDLKKELSDGSRAISPALRRWSIAGLIILALLIIAGAIWKMLWHPASTALPRELSFDTLFGRKGQDNALLLESRFSPSGKVIAFALEDEESSHIWVRQTDSDGEQQITFGKWDDDNPVWSPDNDKIAFVSTRGNELGIWMTSALGGTPTPVKTLGDSQTLANRSRLRMIAWARTEPVIFYEWQNNLFRLNLSTKEATPLVEPNQPFQMPQDFSLSPDEREAVFIARQNGQYDLWRIDLARKTSRRVTNDPEVDQHPLWLPDGTLLYNSTHGEKMQLYTVNASGGEPAQISTSDHQCQLADFSNMTNRILCYEQRDDSDILSVEVESGMETELTNDYGVELWSNVSPDGQTLIYQAIPTDRFVRDIRRGQLFTKPVAAKGRATRLVDDAFDAQWSPNGEQIAFLRLSAQTPHLFTVKAVGGDPKPLGTDSIFFSGWRSSPPYNRAEARSWDWSPDSTRIAYSSRQNEIANIWVRAVDGSQPTKVSDNHDARLFLKCPIWSPDGSRLAYVSETDAQSASGKQLWNVWVTGQGQSNMVFQTENRLRLRGWLAKDQLLVALTENVAGGGVQPATVTLVNLPVTRENATNSQHTLGSLTETYLSNLQLAPGGGKIAFVKVQNRRHDIWVAVVNGNQISQPKKVTNNSDPAFRFASLNWSPDRKTIYYDKQTRWSLLTTSVASK, encoded by the coding sequence TTGACTCCAGAACGTTGGCAACAAATTGAACAGCTTTGCTACGAAGCTCTGGAACTGGATTCGGAGCAGCGGCAGGCATATCTGAATCAAGTTTGTGCTGCCGACGAAACCTTGCGCCGTGAAGTCGAATCCATGCTTGTCGCGCACGACCGTGCGGGCGATTTCCTGCAACAAAACGCGGTGGAGATGGAAGCCGAAGCGCTGGCATTGGAAAAAACGCGCCCGCTGCCGGTGCAAAGCCTTAACCAGTACCGAATCATTTCTCGCATCGGGGCGGGCGGCATGGGCGAAGTCTGGTTGGCACGCGATACCAAACTGGATCGCAACGTCGCGCTGAAGTTTTTGCCCGTTCAGTTCACGACGGACAAGGATCGGCTGCAACGATTCATCCGCGAAGCCAAAGCCGCTTCGGCGCTAAATCATCCGAACATCATCACCATACACGAAATTGCCGAAGCCGTAACCGCCGAGGGCAAAACGCACTTCATCGCAACGGAATTTATTGAAGGAAAAACATTACGGCAGGTGATGACCGGTGATGACATGACGCTGAAAAAGGCTCTGGACATTGCCATTCAGGCCGCCGCGGCGCTGGACGCGGCGCATCACGCAGGCATCGTTCACCGCGACATCAAACCGGAAAATATCATGGTTCGCCCGGATGGATTGGTGAAGGTGTTGGATTTCGGTTTGGCAAAGCTTGATGTTCGGCGATCTTTACCGGAAGGCATGATTGATACAGCGGCGCAGACTCAGCCTCATGAGGTGAAAACGCAACCAGGAATGATTTTGGGAACGCTGCGGTATATGTCGCCCGAACAGGCGCGAGGCCGTGACGTTGACGCGCGCACGGACATTTTCAGCCTCGGCGTGGTGCTTTACGAGTTGATCGCCAAACAACCGCTCTTTGCCGGAGAAACATCCGCCGATGTGATCGCCGCCATCATTCACAAAGAACCCGAACCGCTCACTGATTTTGCCCCGGATACTCCGCCGGAATTGGAACGGATTGTTCACAAGGCATTGGCCAAGGATATGCGTGACCGATACCAAACCGTGCGTGATTTCCAGATTGACCTGCAAATGGTGAAGGAAGATTTTGATCTGAGCGCGCAGTTGGCTCGATTGCGCACGTCAGGGTCGAATCGGCTTTCGGGCGATTTGAAAAAAGAATTGTCAGACGGTTCCCGCGCGATTTCGCCCGCATTGCGACGATGGAGCATCGCTGGGCTAATTATTCTCGCGCTGCTGATCATCGCCGGAGCGATCTGGAAAATGCTCTGGCATCCGGCGTCTACTGCATTGCCGCGCGAATTGTCTTTCGACACATTGTTCGGGAGAAAGGGGCAGGACAATGCGCTGCTTCTGGAAAGCCGCTTTTCGCCAAGCGGAAAAGTTATTGCCTTTGCCCTGGAGGATGAAGAGAGCAGCCACATCTGGGTGCGTCAAACCGATAGCGACGGAGAGCAGCAGATCACCTTTGGCAAATGGGACGACGATAATCCCGTCTGGTCGCCGGACAACGATAAAATCGCGTTTGTCTCAACGCGCGGGAATGAACTTGGCATTTGGATGACTTCCGCTCTCGGTGGCACTCCGACCCCGGTCAAAACGCTGGGCGACAGCCAAACCCTGGCCAATCGCAGCCGGTTGCGAATGATTGCCTGGGCCAGGACCGAACCTGTGATTTTTTATGAGTGGCAAAACAATCTCTTCCGCTTGAACTTGAGCACGAAGGAAGCGACGCCGCTGGTCGAACCGAATCAGCCGTTCCAAATGCCACAGGATTTTTCATTGTCGCCCGACGAACGGGAAGCGGTTTTTATCGCGCGGCAAAATGGCCAGTACGATCTTTGGCGAATTGATTTGGCGCGAAAAACATCGCGGCGAGTGACCAACGACCCGGAAGTGGATCAACATCCGCTGTGGCTGCCTGACGGCACGCTGCTTTACAACTCCACGCATGGAGAAAAGATGCAGCTTTACACAGTCAACGCATCTGGCGGCGAACCTGCTCAAATTTCGACGAGCGATCACCAGTGCCAGCTTGCCGATTTTTCCAACATGACCAATCGAATCCTGTGTTACGAACAAAGAGACGATTCGGACATTCTGTCCGTCGAAGTTGAATCGGGCATGGAAACGGAATTGACCAATGATTACGGCGTCGAGCTCTGGTCGAATGTTTCGCCTGATGGCCAGACGCTGATTTACCAGGCAATTCCAACTGACAGATTCGTTCGGGACATTCGTCGGGGACAGCTTTTTACCAAGCCGGTCGCCGCCAAAGGAAGAGCGACGCGGCTGGTTGATGACGCTTTTGACGCTCAGTGGTCACCGAACGGCGAGCAGATCGCCTTTTTGCGGTTGTCAGCACAAACCCCCCATCTTTTTACCGTCAAAGCCGTTGGCGGAGACCCGAAGCCACTTGGCACGGATAGCATCTTTTTTAGCGGGTGGAGAAGCAGCCCGCCATACAACCGCGCGGAAGCGAGAAGCTGGGATTGGTCACCGGACAGCACCCGCATTGCTTATAGCTCCAGGCAAAATGAAATCGCCAACATTTGGGTTCGCGCAGTTGACGGTTCACAACCGACAAAAGTCTCGGACAACCACGACGCCAGGCTGTTTTTGAAATGCCCGATCTGGTCCCCGGATGGCAGCCGGTTGGCTTACGTGTCGGAAACCGACGCACAATCAGCTTCGGGAAAGCAACTGTGGAATGTGTGGGTAACAGGCCAGGGGCAATCCAACATGGTCTTCCAAACGGAAAACCGATTGCGGTTGCGTGGCTGGCTGGCGAAGGATCAGTTGCTGGTAGCGTTAACGGAAAATGTTGCGGGGGGCGGGGTGCAACCGGCAACAGTGACGTTGGTCAATTTGCCTGTCACCCGTGAGAACGCGACAAACAGTCAACACACGCTGGGTTCGTTGACGGAAACGTATTTATCCAACCTGCAACTTGCGCCGGGCGGCGGCAAAATCGCATTCGTAAAAGTGCAAAACAGGCGGCACGACATCTGGGTCGCCGTGGTGAATGGGAACCAGATCAGCCAGCCGAAAAAAGTGACGAATAACAGCGATCCGGCTTTTCGCTTTGCCAGCCTGAACTGGTCGCCAGACAGAAAAACGATCTACTACGACAAACAAACCCGCTGGAGTTTGCTGACCACCAGTGTTGCCTCCAAGTAG
- a CDS encoding molybdenum cofactor guanylyltransferase: MPDHSETIIHAFIQAGGRSSRMGTDKAWLEINGRPMIEHVLAAAEPAAASLSIVINPANPNAERYRELAAKWDARLLYDLHDHKGPLGGIHTALKTCAENESALILACDMPFITAEFLNFLCQKHMSGNASVTVPIDQEGRFQPLAAIYSRACLLAIEEKLATDRLKVDQLFEQVLTQLISFDKMVTLQGSEITLSNLNSPEDYQATKS; encoded by the coding sequence ATGCCGGATCATTCGGAAACCATCATTCATGCCTTCATCCAAGCCGGAGGTCGCAGTTCGCGCATGGGCACGGACAAGGCCTGGCTGGAAATCAATGGTCGCCCGATGATTGAACACGTGCTGGCGGCAGCGGAACCGGCTGCTGCCAGCCTTTCCATCGTCATCAATCCTGCCAACCCCAATGCCGAGCGATACCGGGAACTTGCGGCCAAGTGGGATGCTCGCTTGCTTTACGATTTGCACGACCACAAAGGCCCGCTCGGCGGCATTCACACCGCACTGAAAACCTGCGCTGAGAATGAATCGGCGCTGATTCTGGCCTGCGATATGCCGTTCATTACCGCAGAGTTTCTGAATTTCCTTTGCCAAAAACACATGAGTGGAAATGCTTCAGTTACTGTTCCGATTGATCAAGAAGGCCGCTTCCAACCGCTCGCGGCGATTTACAGCCGAGCTTGTTTACTCGCGATTGAAGAAAAGCTGGCGACTGATCGGCTGAAAGTGGATCAACTGTTTGAACAAGTGCTAACCCAGCTAATCAGCTTCGACAAGATGGTCACGTTGCAGGGAAGTGAAATAACCCTCTCAAACTTAAACTCGCCGGAAGACTATCAAGCCACGAAATCCTAA